The Vibrio tritonius genomic sequence GAGGTTGTTCAACAAACAGTTAAAGCCATTCAGGCTAGCGGTATTAACAAAATTATTCTGATCAGTCATCTAGGTTATGATCAAGATTTAGAATTGGCCGCTCAAGTTGATGGTATTGGTGTGGTCGTCGGTGGCCATAGCCATGTACTACAAGGCGATTTCAGCGATCTTGGGTTGGGTGTTCAAGATGCGTATGGGCAAGAGGTTAACGGCACCTATGTGGTCCAAGCAGGATATTATGCATTGGCTTTAGGTCATTGTGATATCGAATTTAATCAAACGGGTCGGGTGGTTCGTTTTCAAGGGCAAAATGAGTTACTACTTGGACGTCGTCTGTTTCTAGATGCGAGTATGAACCAAGCAGGACTTGATGAGCGCTACCTAAAGGCGTGTGATTATGTTAACCAACATCCGTTAGTCTCAGTTTGTAAAAAAGATCCGGATGTTCACGCGGTATTGAGTCAAAAGTACATGCCGCAAGTGCGTGAAATGCAGCAACAAGAGGTGGTGCAAATTCCTAAACCACTGCGTCATGTCCGTATTCCAGATGAGCATGGCCCAAGCCAAGTCGCACCACTTGTCGCTCGTGGGTTTTATGAGTCGATGCGTAAACGAGGTTATCCGGTTCAGTTTGCGATTCATAATGCTGGCGGTGTTCGCACGTCAATTCAAGCAGGGCCTTTAACAACTGCTGATATTGTCGGACAATTATTGCCGTTTGCCATTCCTGTGGGTGTTTATCAAATAAAAGGGCAAACCATTGCCAGTTTGCTTGAAGGTGCAATCAACAATGCCACCAATAATGGCATGGTTGGTACAGGCTCGGGAAGTTACCCATATACACACAATTTAAAGTTCGAATATCATGCTCATTTACCGAAAGGACACCGTATCCGCCAACTACGTATTTTTGAAAATGGTCAATGGCAACCTGTTGATATATTGAGGAATTACTATGGCGTATCCTCTGCTTATACCATAAAAGGGAAAGAAGGGTATGATGCGTTTTCTGAACTGGAAGAGCCAGCCAAAATGAGTAATTTAACGATGGCTGATACCTTTGTTGAGCTGTTAACCGATAAACCAAAAGTTATCGATAAAACAGAAAGTTATAATTTTTTTAATGAAAAAGAGTAAAAAAAACTACAGAGTGGCACACCATTTGCCGATAACAGATTAGGTTAAGGTCAATGAGGAGAACACTATGTGGAGTAAAGACTGGCTTGATACCATCATGGTGGTGGCATGGGTAAGTGTTTGGGTTGCCATTGCTTATGTTGTTCCTTTTACTAGCACATAACGCTAGTTTATCCTCCCTAGAGAATGCTGTACTCGGGGTTTGATCATCAGTAGAGAAAAAAGGAGCCTATGCTCCTTTTTCTGTATGTAGAATTTCGCATTACTAAGTTTAATACGAATATCTGCAATTTTAATCTCCTTCGTTCACTTCTGTAGATCTCTCATCGACTCTCCCTAATGTTAAGTGAATTCTGACCAAATTTACCGCTCTAAAAATCGTAGTGTTGTATTTAACGTGATCTACAGCCGCTCTTTCACTAATGAATGATTTTTCAGTGATTGTGACAAGCTAATGGCAGTTTTACTAAGGTAGTTTTACGCAGTTTTTTTACACTCGCTAGTAAGTCGTTGTTATGCAATAAAAGGGCTGTGAACGACATCAGTAGTTGAAGTTACTGCATAATTATTCCTATGGAAATTTACGCGCTAAATACATAAGAAAAACTAATGCGAAATTTTAAAATATGTCATTTTTATCTTTGGCGGAGATCGCCTACATTTAGCACGTAAATTGATTAACCGTAAAAAGAACAGAGAGGCGCGTATGTCACAAGTCATGCAAATCAACACTGTTTTAGCGCATACTACA encodes the following:
- a CDS encoding bifunctional metallophosphatase/5'-nucleotidase, with protein sequence MKNTDKTTSITLAHINDTHSYFEPTSLQLHLNIDGESLSPFVSAGGFARIATRVAQLRSDAERMQKQFVFVHAGDCFQGTLYFSLFKGKVNVDMLNALNIDAMALGNHELDMGNEPVARFAKRIQFPLLAGNWDLANEGVDKAHTLKDNPQVKAYNTAAQCARWIVKGKGQDSVALFGVSIDKMEDIANPDSDTPFLNALEVVQQTVKAIQASGINKIILISHLGYDQDLELAAQVDGIGVVVGGHSHVLQGDFSDLGLGVQDAYGQEVNGTYVVQAGYYALALGHCDIEFNQTGRVVRFQGQNELLLGRRLFLDASMNQAGLDERYLKACDYVNQHPLVSVCKKDPDVHAVLSQKYMPQVREMQQQEVVQIPKPLRHVRIPDEHGPSQVAPLVARGFYESMRKRGYPVQFAIHNAGGVRTSIQAGPLTTADIVGQLLPFAIPVGVYQIKGQTIASLLEGAINNATNNGMVGTGSGSYPYTHNLKFEYHAHLPKGHRIRQLRIFENGQWQPVDILRNYYGVSSAYTIKGKEGYDAFSELEEPAKMSNLTMADTFVELLTDKPKVIDKTESYNFFNEKE